The Arachis ipaensis cultivar K30076 chromosome B07, Araip1.1, whole genome shotgun sequence genomic interval NNNNNNNNNNNNNNNNNNNNNNNNNNNNNNNNNNNNNNNNNNNNNNNNNNNNNNNNNNNNNNNNNNNNNNNNNNNNNNNNNNNNNNNNNNNNNNNNNNNNNNNNNNNNNNNNNNNNNNNNNNNNNNNNNNNNNNNNNNNNNNNNNNNNNNNNNNNNNNNNNNNNNNNNNNNNNNNNNNNNNNNNNNNNNNNNNNNNNNNNNNNNNNNNNNNNNNNNNNNNNNNNNNNNNNNNNNNNNNNNNNNNNNNNNNNNNNNNNNNNNNNNNNNNNNNNNNNNNNNNNNNNNNNNNNNNNNNNNNNNNNNNNNNNNNNNNNNNNNNNNNNNNNNNNNNNNNNNNNNNNNNNNNNNNNNNNNNNNNNNNNNNNNNNNNNNNNNNNNNNNNNNNNNNNNNNNNNNNNNNNNNNNNNNNNNNNNNNNNNNNNNNNNNNNNNNNNNNNNNNNNNNNNNNNNNNNNNNNNNNNNNNNNNNNNNNNNNNNNNNNNNNNNNNNNNNNNNNNNNNNNNNNNNNNNNNNNNNNNNNNNNNNNNNNNNNNNNNNNNNNNNNNNNNNNNNNNNNNNNNNNNNNNNNNNNNNNNNNNNNNNNNNNNNNNNNNNNNNNNNNNNNNNNNNNNNNNNNNNNNNNNNNNNNNNNNNNNNNNNNNNNNNNNNNNNNNNNNNNNNNNNNNNNNNNNNNNNNNNNNNNNNNNNNNNNNNNNNNNNNNNNNNNNNNNNNNNNNNNNNNNNNNNNNNNNNNNNNNNNNNNNNNNNNNNNNNNNNNNNNNNNNNNNNNNNNNNNNNNNNNNNNNNNNNNNNNNNNNNNNNNNNNNNNNNNNNNNNNNNNNNNNNNNNNNNNNNNNNNNNNNNNNNNNNNNNNNNNNNNNNNNNNNNNNNNNNNNNNNNNNNNNNNNNNNNNNNNNNNNNNNNNNNNNNNNNNNNNNNNNNNNNNNNNNNNNNNNNNNNNNNNNNNNNNNNNNNNNNNNNNNNNNNNNNNNNNNNNNNNNNNNNNNNNNNNNNNNNNNNNNNNNNNNNNNNNNNNNNNNNNNNNNNNNNNNNNNNNNNNNNNNNNNNNNNNNNNNNNNNNNNNNNNNNNNNNNNNNNNNNNNNNNNNNNNNNNNNNNNNNNNNNNNNNNNNNNNNNNNNNNNNNNNNNNNNNNNNNNNNNNNNNNNNNNNNNNNNNNNNNNNNNNNNNNNNNNNNNNNNNNNNNGTTCATCATTCCTCTCTGGGACCCACACTCATCATaactattccgagggttacctgaaactgtaggtcgatctcggacgagatcttttgtGCTGattggagatgacgtgtccggttgGTGGATGACGGCTGGAGTGGCtgcgtctgacttgttggactgattacgctgctgatcctttgtcaccggagggtgtgggtatctgcaagggactccgatgcttaagttagcaagggtattaagcaagtttttagtagaatcagagtatgagttatatctgggtgctccagcgtatttatagaggtgtgatagtgacctttttagataagaaaagttagttatcttatcttatcttatctttgggtgaaggtcagcttatcttcaagggaaccgcccttctctctgtaggcttaggctgcctttagattgggctgtgttccttcgtttgggccttcttgggcctctgtggcGTTTTGTCtgagctctttaagaagaggtcggatagtctgacctgaagaggtcggtcagcttgtcgctaaacatcacgggtcggacagcttgacccagggtatgaacagtgcccctgctcgagctcggtctttctttttgaggtcgagtcctagtTTTTAGGACTTTggtccttctctggtgaagccgaactcgagcatcttGTTGACTTCATTTTTGTAGCGTTctcctttttgaatgtggaacgttttcttttcctttcttctaaAAGCGCACGCTTTTGCATTAGCGCTGTAGCCTTAGAAATGTgcaagggtttaataccctcattaattgattGTTAATGCTCCGTTTATCTTGGCTCTTTTATTTTGATCTTTGCACTCAAGAAatggttttttcttttttctgtaaCTTCCCctcttttctttctgtttttctgTTTCGCCTGAAGCTTGTGTTTCTCCGTGACTCTTTGTCTTGGTACTTTATTGTTGCTTTGCTCAGGAGATGGTTTCCAAGCTTTGTTGCTCGAGTTTTCGACTTTCTTCAGAATTTTTCTCCAGGTTGGTTCTACTTTCctgtttctttacttctttcgtcGTTTTGCCTTCGGTTTTTtataaagttttgatttttctcttGAAGTGCATTCTTGGAAAATCTGAATCTTTTCGTATCACTGTGCGCATGCTTGTTTACTGTTTGgggatttttcttgcttttgaaatgGTCCCTTTGTATTCTGCTTTTTCTCGAAAGATTGTTCCTTTGATGTTTTCCGTCATGCTGATAGCTTTGCTGATGAATTTCGTAAAAGATAGCGATTTTTTCTGATGGCTTGTTTTGGTTTTCTTCATGTTGTTTTGCCTTTCTGGGGAGaatttatttctctaaaaaaGGTGGCGTCTTTGATGACTTTCTTCTTGATATGTTTTGCTATTTGTTTGCTAATAAGCTGAGACTATGAATTTGGAAGGTAGCTATTTCGATTCTGTTTGATTTGTAGCTTTCTGGGGATGTTGCGTTAAAGGTTTTTTTCTCTGTCTTTGCTGTGAGTCTTGTTGGGATGTTAGTCTTGTAAGTTTTCCTGAATCCTTGTTCCctgactgcctccaaaggatgcccctggatctttttgGTGTAgatcctggggtttccttttatcGCTTTTACTGTGCTAGATTATGTTGACCGAGTTATTTTGACTTCTCTCgggatgtttttagtaatccaatcttcctttcttgtttgtaggactagttggccatgtcttctcgcaaaaatattgtcgaggcgtcttctaaggttcccgaggggatgtctgattggttggactccctAGTGTTGCTGTGTGTTTCTTTAGCCAATCCTGAATTTTGCgtagagcttagaaaacatcaccgtCTCTGCAAGAGTAGAGATCAAGAGAGGAATTATAAATTGGTGGCACCTGACTCCAAGAagagggtttgcttccctgtcCCGACCCAAGGggagcgccctttcttttatacttacgactattttttcagccagttggacatcacTTTTCCCTTTACTTCTTTTGAGACCGATTTGCTatggtcgtgtaatgtagctccgtcccagcttcatccgaactcctggggcttTATTAAGATTTTCAACTTCTTTGCCAAGAATTGGATGTTACCCcctctcaaactcttttcctttatttgtttgttttaactaaGCCCGGGATTTCTTCGAAAAAGAAAGCCTCGTGGGTTTCTTTTAGATCTGCACAGGGACATAAGGTTTTTACCAtatatgacgagtcctttagggacttcaagaattatttcttcaaggttcgagctgttgagggagctcacCCCTTTTTTCTGGAAGCGAATGATGAGCCATCCTTTCCTCTGCATTGGCAGCAGAATGTAGTAGTATCCCGATATATGTGGGAAATGCTTGACGAGATTGAGCAGGCTTTTGTAACAGTTTTGGAGGACCTTTGGAGGGAACCTCCTCATTTAGATACTAAAAAATCTTTGGGGGACCCCTCCCTTGTTCGAACTGCATTGGGTATTACTTGATATATATCGCTTCTTgtttttactttgctttcctcTTTTTTCCTGTTCTGTAAAACTATTGGTTTCTATTTTAcagagatggccaagaataaTAATGCGATGAAAGCTTTCAAGAAGGCAAGAAAGGCTGCTGCcgctcagaacatctcggccaagacgGATGGGGAAGGGTCTTCTCAGGTGACGTCAAAATCGTCCGTGCCGAGCTCTCCCGGCCCGAGGagaatgatccctactcctcgagtcCGTGTAGTGGATCCTCCGCAATCTTCTGCTGCTGCTGCATCTTCTCCTCCGGTCGTTCCCCCTTCCAAAAGACCTCGAACTGTTGAACCCTTCAATctggatgcccctgattttgacactgttgggtttgtcgaccagcaaatcagtccttatggtgccctccctatggatgatgtatcactgcTTCACTATTTagactttataactcggagtagcatcaagatggcacacatgggggcggccttatatcggactgcccaagatcttcctcttcatgctcCGAAGGCCtatatggaggaggccaaattgGAGTTCGATcagatgaagggtttgaaggaggagctcgaggtgaaggtgaccaagctagagaaagagttggagggtgagaaggctagttctattgccttggcggcttctgtaaAGTTGGATGAAGACATGGCtttgaggcacaaggatagctatgttacGGCCTACAGGGAggtgatgcgtctcagggaggagttggagtttgcccgggttgattatgccgaatttcagggtcatcttgtaggcagcgtaaatgctgcttatgagaacttgaaggagcaggttcaagttcttgCACCTGAGGccaaccttactctcttcagtctgttgtaaaggatggcaagattgtccctgacgattCTGATGACGATGTTGTTGAACCCCCTGTGCCTACCGCTAAGATTTCAGCTGGGCCGACTTCTTCGGCTCCTTCGTCCAAGACTGGTCATTCTGAATTGGAACCGGATTGTCAGATTTTGAACAGAGATGACGGGACAATGGACgcagtgcctcttcagactcgccctccttcgcCTCGTGCTGCTGAGAAGACTTTGGATCCTCAATGAATTTTCTAGATGTTTGTGTGTATATCCCGATTGGTGGGCTTTTTGAACTCTTTATGTTCCGACCTTTGCTACATtcctggttgcttgtttagcagctttcttttgaaaaacaaagtgatttccaagctcttggggctagttttggtagcctcttgagcttgttattattataacttgtgtTTTTCGTAACATGTTTGTCTGCACTCGTCTCGGTACCTTTCTAGGTGTTTGGAATTTTCGTTGTCTGACTTCTTTGGCTTGATTTCTTGGCCTAACGTTATTTCTAGTAATTTGCTTTGTTTGGACCTTACTCATGTCTTCATTAGTAATTACTTTGTATATCACCAAGGTTTTCGGGAGGCCGATTTCATCATGTTGGTTTAGTCCAAGTTGTTGTTAGTAATCCTCTTtgttggaccttgttcaggtctctttcagggattaattTTGTGATCTcttgttttgggctgacttcgtcatgtcgcgcctttctgagttatttttgtaatcctctttcttggaccttgttcaggtctcttttagggattacttttataacttttacattttaggccgactttgtcatgtcgggcccttctaagttatttttgtaatcctctttcttggaccttgttcaggtctctttcaaggattacttttataacttttatgttttgggccgactttgtcatgtcgggcccttgtaagttatagtaatcctattttatagggctggccagacctctttccagggatttacttataactttggttattgcgaCTGGTCCGTCTTCTTAacatcggccagtctttaagttattatttagcaatccattttattaagacctcgtcaggtcctttctctggatcgctttcgataacttcttgcattattctattttcatctttgccaatttgtagaaattgggttcaaTCCTCATTTGGTCGACCTtttaatgaatttggttttcatttccgttggtctttatcgtgatcgtgcagcgaatttgattttcactttctgccgatctgttgctttataatcggacgatgaatgtttcagattaatgcggctTGAGAATTTATAGAATATCTAaacatattttattcaaaagaaaatgtaaatatatacatgtgggagtttttatccctttaagtcggataatttgtaggtcttggcttggtgcctcactaaaaaaccttttcaggaaaaagagtgtgccttatgctaagatcctttatcatccctaactatagtaccttcttaggtttcaggtgtgccatgacctgggaagccctcgtccatcgagttcggacagtctgtagtagcccttccgaAGTACTTCTACgattcggtagggtcctttccagtttgctgccagctttccttctccatgtttagttgttccgatatcattttggattaggatgaggtcgttcttagcgaaacctcgtggcactaccttttgattatatctcaaaaccattcgacgctttagtgctttttccctgatccgagctctttcttggacttccggaagtaggtcgagttcttccctttgaagttgggagttggcttcttcattatagtggatcactctaggcgatccttcttcGATTTTTACTGGGATCATTACCTCCGTTCCATACACTAATCgtaagggtgattcctttgtcgTGGAATGCGGcgttgttctatatgcccataggacttgtgggagctcttcagcccatgctccctttgcgtcctgtaatctccgttttagtccGGCCAGTATGACCTTGTTGGCAGCTctggcttgtccattggcttggggatgttct includes:
- the LOC107607220 gene encoding mucin-7-like gives rise to the protein MWEMLDEIEQAFVTVLEDLWREPPHLDTKKSLGDPSLVRTALEMAKNNNAMKAFKKARKAAAAQNISAKTDGEGSSQVTSKSSVPSSPGPRRMIPTPRVRVVDPPQSSAAAASSPPVVPPSKRPRTVEPFNLDAPDFDTDGKIVPDDSDDDVVEPPVPTAKISAGPTSSAPSSKTGHSELEPDCQILNRDDGTMDAVPLQTRPPSPRAAEKTLDPQ